From a single Paraburkholderia sp. D15 genomic region:
- the ppk1 gene encoding polyphosphate kinase 1, whose translation MSIRYPLLNRELGILGFNERVLAQAADPAVPLLERLRFICITSSNLDEFFEVRMAGLQEQMRDNPGALSPDGMSLQHVYDLVVERAQKLVHRQYTMLHDTVLTALEQEGIYFHGTEAWSEAQTEWARNYFFDELLPVLTPIGLDPAHPFPRVLNKSLNFVVELEGKDAFGRQAMMGIVQAPRALPRLVRMPQDLSGYPHGFVLLSSLLQRFVGELFPNLVVRSCNQFRITRNSELFVDEDEITNLRVALQGELPARHLGNAVRLEVSAETPAHVVRRLLDESSLSDKDCYYANGPVNLVRLMQLPEMVDRPDLKFVPHIPAIPSQIANSASMFDVIDQGDVLLHHPYESFQPVLELLLQAAKDPNVVAIKQTIYRTGTDSPLMDALMQAARNGKEVTVVVELLARFDEETNINWASQLEAVGAHVVYGVVGHKCHAKMMLIVRRVSAGGKTTLKRYVHLGTGNYHPRTARLYTDFALMTADQKICEDVHHVFQQLTGIGGELKLHELWQSPFTLHPKLVEAIRAEAEHARAGKKARIVAKMNALLEPTVIAELYEASQAGVKIDLIVRGVCSLQPGVPGLSENITVRSIVGRFLEHHRIFYFYDDGKEQVYLSSADWMDRNFFRRVEVAFPVNNRRLKRRVIAEGLSAFLGDNQSAWLMQSDGHYRRRRPGKSSRNAQMSLLGKFCP comes from the coding sequence ATGTCCATCCGCTATCCCCTTCTGAATCGCGAACTGGGCATTCTGGGTTTCAACGAGCGCGTGTTGGCGCAAGCCGCCGACCCCGCCGTTCCCCTGCTCGAACGCCTGCGTTTCATCTGCATCACCAGCAGCAATCTCGACGAGTTCTTCGAAGTCCGCATGGCCGGGCTGCAGGAACAGATGCGCGACAATCCCGGCGCGCTGTCGCCCGACGGCATGTCGCTGCAACACGTGTATGACCTCGTCGTCGAGCGCGCGCAGAAGCTGGTGCATCGTCAATACACGATGCTGCACGACACCGTATTGACCGCGCTCGAACAGGAAGGCATCTACTTCCACGGCACCGAAGCGTGGAGCGAAGCGCAGACCGAATGGGCGCGCAACTACTTCTTCGACGAACTGCTGCCGGTGCTCACGCCGATCGGTCTCGATCCCGCGCATCCGTTTCCGCGTGTGCTCAACAAGAGCCTGAACTTCGTCGTCGAACTCGAGGGCAAGGACGCGTTCGGCCGTCAGGCGATGATGGGCATCGTGCAGGCGCCGCGCGCGCTGCCGCGCCTCGTGCGCATGCCGCAGGACCTGTCCGGCTATCCGCATGGCTTCGTGCTGCTGAGCTCGCTGTTGCAACGCTTTGTCGGCGAGCTGTTTCCGAACCTCGTGGTGCGCAGTTGCAATCAGTTTCGCATCACCCGCAACAGCGAACTGTTCGTCGACGAAGACGAAATCACCAATCTGCGCGTCGCGCTGCAGGGCGAATTGCCGGCACGCCATCTGGGTAATGCGGTGCGACTCGAAGTGTCGGCGGAAACGCCCGCGCATGTGGTGCGCCGCCTGCTCGACGAAAGCAGCCTGTCCGATAAAGACTGTTACTACGCGAACGGCCCCGTCAACCTGGTCCGGCTGATGCAACTGCCGGAGATGGTGGACCGGCCCGACCTGAAATTCGTCCCGCACATCCCCGCGATTCCGTCGCAGATCGCCAACAGCGCGAGCATGTTCGACGTGATCGATCAGGGCGACGTGCTGCTGCATCATCCGTACGAGAGCTTCCAGCCGGTGCTCGAACTGCTGCTGCAGGCCGCCAAGGACCCGAACGTGGTGGCGATCAAGCAGACCATCTATCGGACCGGCACCGACTCGCCGTTGATGGACGCACTGATGCAAGCCGCGCGCAACGGCAAGGAAGTCACCGTGGTGGTGGAACTGCTGGCGCGTTTCGACGAAGAGACCAACATCAACTGGGCGTCGCAGCTCGAAGCGGTGGGCGCGCACGTGGTGTACGGCGTGGTGGGTCACAAGTGCCACGCGAAGATGATGCTGATCGTGCGGCGCGTGTCCGCGGGCGGCAAGACCACGCTCAAGCGTTACGTGCATCTGGGCACCGGCAACTATCATCCGCGCACCGCACGTCTGTACACCGACTTCGCCTTGATGACCGCCGATCAGAAGATCTGCGAGGACGTGCATCACGTATTCCAGCAACTGACGGGCATCGGCGGCGAATTGAAGCTGCATGAGTTGTGGCAATCGCCGTTCACGCTGCATCCCAAACTGGTCGAGGCGATCCGCGCGGAAGCCGAGCATGCGCGCGCCGGCAAGAAAGCGCGCATCGTCGCGAAGATGAACGCACTGCTCGAACCGACCGTGATCGCGGAATTGTATGAAGCGTCCCAGGCGGGCGTGAAGATCGATCTGATCGTGCGTGGCGTGTGTTCGTTGCAGCCGGGCGTGCCGGGTTTGTCGGAGAACATCACGGTGCGTTCGATCGTTGGGCGCTTTCTCGAACATCACCGTATCTTCTACTTCTACGACGACGGCAAGGAGCAGGTGTATCTGTCGAGCGCCGACTGGATGGACCGCAACTTCTTCCGGCGTGTCGAGGTCGCGTTCCCGGTCAACAATCGTCGCCTGAAGCGGCGCGTGATCGCGGAAGGGCTGTCGGCATTTCTCGGCGACAACCAGTCCGCGTGGCTGATGCAAAGCGACGGGCACTATCGTCGCCGTCGGCCCGGCAAGTCCTCGCGCAACGCGCAGATGAGCCTGCTCGGCAAGTTCTGTCCATGA